In a single window of the Streptomyces sp. NBC_00285 genome:
- a CDS encoding TetR/AcrR family transcriptional regulator produces MGDTQTGRPRGRRREADRNDARLMQAAREVFAELGWDAPVSEIARRAGIGMGSLYRRYPSKELLAQRMRVMGMEQLVAQARTALAEESDPWAAFTRFLRNALSAQGAVGPLLPLLGGRLPATDEIAAASRLLRAALDDLVDGAHRAGVLRADFTSADVPLLLEHLTARIPVTDERATTLHLRYLDLVLAGLRTSTTDGHTALQSPAPDWAELSDLWNASEG; encoded by the coding sequence ATGGGTGACACGCAGACCGGCAGACCCCGCGGCCGTCGGCGGGAGGCAGACCGCAACGACGCCCGCCTCATGCAGGCTGCGCGCGAAGTCTTCGCCGAGCTCGGCTGGGACGCCCCCGTCTCGGAGATCGCCCGCCGGGCCGGCATCGGCATGGGCAGCCTCTACCGCCGCTATCCCAGCAAGGAACTGCTGGCCCAGCGGATGCGCGTCATGGGGATGGAGCAGCTCGTCGCCCAGGCCCGCACAGCCCTCGCCGAGGAGTCGGACCCCTGGGCGGCCTTCACCCGCTTCCTGCGGAACGCGCTTTCGGCCCAGGGTGCAGTCGGCCCGCTGCTCCCGCTGCTCGGCGGCCGGCTGCCGGCCACCGACGAGATCGCGGCCGCCTCACGCCTGCTCCGGGCCGCCCTCGACGACCTGGTGGACGGCGCCCACCGCGCAGGCGTACTGCGTGCCGACTTCACCTCCGCCGACGTCCCCTTGCTGCTCGAACACCTCACCGCGCGGATCCCCGTCACCGACGAACGCGCCACCACGCTCCACCTGCGGTACCTGGACCTGGTCCTCGCCGGACTGCGCACGTCGACCACTGACGGGCACACCGCGTTGCAGAGCCCGGCTCCGGACTGGGCGGAACTCAGCGACCTGTGGAACGCCTCCGAGGGCTGA
- a CDS encoding SDR family oxidoreductase translates to MNTTTQPTALVTGGSRGIGAATSRELAARGYRVAVNYFSNREAADQVVKGIKADGGEAFAVQADVYDPTQAAELLERSAVDGRLDVLVCNAGARFIPTPVRALAWDDFRTKVTDELASVYTLTQGALGLMGTQGQGRIVYVSSAVADGPPAPGMAAHGTAKAALNTFARFVAYEAGPLGINVNVVAPGFVRTDSSACMPQEFQRRLAENTPLGRVAEPQDVAGLIAMLVGEEAGFVTGEVLTVDGGYGVARR, encoded by the coding sequence ATGAACACCACGACCCAGCCGACGGCCCTGGTGACCGGCGGCAGTCGGGGAATCGGCGCTGCCACGTCGCGGGAACTGGCGGCTCGCGGCTACCGCGTGGCTGTCAACTACTTCTCGAACCGTGAGGCAGCCGACCAGGTGGTCAAGGGCATCAAGGCCGACGGCGGGGAAGCCTTCGCCGTACAGGCCGACGTGTACGACCCCACCCAGGCTGCCGAACTGCTGGAGCGCTCCGCGGTCGACGGGCGCTTGGACGTTCTTGTCTGCAACGCCGGCGCCCGCTTCATTCCCACCCCGGTTCGCGCCCTCGCCTGGGACGACTTCAGGACGAAGGTGACGGACGAGCTGGCATCCGTCTACACGCTCACCCAGGGGGCACTGGGGCTGATGGGCACCCAGGGCCAGGGCCGCATCGTGTATGTCTCCAGCGCCGTGGCCGACGGCCCGCCCGCCCCCGGCATGGCCGCCCATGGCACCGCCAAGGCCGCCCTCAACACCTTCGCGCGCTTCGTTGCCTACGAGGCCGGTCCGCTCGGCATCAACGTCAACGTCGTGGCGCCGGGTTTTGTCCGCACCGATAGCAGCGCGTGCATGCCGCAGGAGTTCCAGCGGCGGCTGGCGGAGAACACCCCCCTGGGCCGTGTCGCGGAGCCGCAGGACGTGGCTGGGCTCATCGCGATGCTCGTCGGCGAGGAGGCCGGCTTCGTCACCGGCGAGGTGCTCACCGTCGACGGTGGGTACGGCGTGGCACGCCGGTAG